In Deltaproteobacteria bacterium, the genomic stretch CTCGTAGGAGAGGTTCGGATGGAACTGGAACGGCCGGACCCGGCTCTCCGACTTGCGTCCGATCAGCGCGTACGCCAGCCGCTTGGCCAACCACGTCTTCCCCGTACCCGGTGGCCCCTGCAGGATGAGATTCTTCTTGTCCCGTAGTCGTTCGAGCATCGTCTCGAGCCGAGCCGCCCCGAGGAAACACCCGTCGCCAATGATGTCCTCGACCGAATACGGCTTGCCGTCATCCGCCTCGGTCTCCCCCTCGTTCTCCGCCTCTTCGCTCTCATCGACGTGCTCCGATCGCACCGGCTCCTCCGCCGGCATCCGAGCGCTGTTGAAGGCGGCTGCCGACAGCTCGGGGAGCGAGTTAATTCGCGAGTCTTCGTCCATCAACACCGCTTCGAGCCTCTTCCCCAAGGAGAGATACGCCGCTCCATCGAGTAGGGGCTTGTCGACCTCGATTTTCATCTCGCCGGTGATGAACGAATATGAAGGTCCATCCAGTGGCGGATAGTGCCAAGGCCTCACCCAGTAGAGTCCGATGGTCAACATCGGTCCGACCTCAGGCAGGGCGATAGCAGCATCGAAGGAATCCGCAAACCTCTGTCGACTGGTCGAGTCGCCGCTATCCGCACAATCGAGCGCGTCGGACAACACTCGCCAAAGGACGTCTATGTGGTCCGCAGAGCGCGTAGTGGCGAAGGGGAAGAACCACGAACGGAAGTTGCTCAGGACGGGAATCCCCTCGAAGGACTCCGGCACCGGTGCCGTGACGCCGATGGCATCGCCCAGAAGCCTTGCAATTCTCCGGCGATTGTCATCGGATATCCCGCGGTTGAACAGACCGAAAGTGGTGAAGGGACAGATGTCTCGGAGGTGGCCAGAGGAGTCATCGGAGAATCGGTCCTCCACGCGTAGCGGAACTTCAAGCTTGGACAACTCGTGTATCGCGGAGATCAGAGGCTGACGGTCATCGCGGAAGGCAAGAAGGCGATCGGCGAACTCCGTGTAGAAGGTGGACCAAGCAAATCGGTCGGCGTCCTTTGGCTGATCGCCGTACCTGTCCGCCCAGTACGGGGCATTGCGAAATCTGTCAATGTCCTGGGGCTCATCATCGAAGACAAATCGTAGAAGACTGTCGCTCTTCCACTCCCCGGCGACAACCTTCCAAACTGTAGGTAGGTGAGCATAGAAGTACCACTCGCGAGGTGGAACTACCGGTGTCCACTCAACGAGGATGCGACGGCCGTCCCCCGGATTGGCTGTGACGATTCCGACGGCCTTTATCGCCATGACCTGGACCAGCCGTCCACGATTGTCGAACGGCAAGTCGTTTTTTCTCGTGTATGTGGCTTTGATCGCGATCCGATCTCCAGATCGGATCGACTTCACTTCGTCGATGTAGCGATCCTGAAAATTGTGCTCCCAGATACCCTCGCGAATGAAGCGCTCGGACTGATCTTCGTTCCCGCCGCCGAACGCGGCGCCAAGGAACCAGGCGTGATCGAAACCGGAGCCTTCGTTTCTCGCAGTCACGTTGCGCACTCCTCCCACGATCAAAACGCAGAGCGGTCATCCTAAGCGTCCCGACGCCCTGCCTGAGGATGGCTTCAGCCGATGACTGGCCGACGGTGAGACGATCCGGCGCCTGGACACCAGGGGCGCACAGGCGGCGACCGATCTGACACAGCCCAGAGGCTTGCGTGTAGAAGCGCAGCCGATGTGGCACAATTGTGGCCATGACGAGTGAATCACTGCGGGTCGTGAGGGATCGGTTCTCGGAGTTCATCGAGCGGGTGCACGCACACCACGAGCGGGTCGTCGTCACGCGCAACGGCTCGCCGGCCGCGGTGCTGATGAGCCCTGAGGACCTCGAGTCGCTTGAGGAGACCTTGGCGATCCTCGGCGACAGCGACGCTCTCCGGGAACTCGCCGAGGCGGAGCGCGCTCACGCCGAGGGCGATGTGGTGCGCGGCGTCGACGCTGTCCGGGCACTCAGGCCTTGACCGCAGGTGAGCCGTACCAGATCATCGTCGCCCGGCGTGCTGCCAGGACCATCGCGGAACAACTCCCGGCGTCCGTGGCCGCAGCGGTCGTCGAGTTGATAACGGGACCCCTGCTCGACAACCCCCGTCGCCTCGGCGTGGCGTTGCGAAACGAGTTGGACGGCCTGTGGAGCGTCCGCCGCGGCGCCCACCGCATCGTCTACCGGAACGACGATGCCCGGCGCGAGGTCGTGATACTCCGGGTCGGCCACCGCCGGGAGGTCTACCGGCCCGACTGAGCCGACCCAGGCCGCATTGCGTCGTGCCGGCGGCGACCGAGCCCATCGGTCGGCGGTTCAGGAGGGTTGTCCGCCGGGAACGCCCGGGGCGGGCTAGGACGTGGGCGGCTTCGTGCGGCCTATGCGGGTGTAGGTGTCGGTGGGGATGGCTTCGATTGTCTTGTAGACGGTCCACGTGCAGGGTTTGGGGTTCTCGCCGGTGGTGTCGTCGGGGAACAGGGGTGGGTCGACGCGGCGGACCGGGTGGCCCCAGCGCTCGGCGGGCAGCATCTCCAGGGTGAAGCAGCAGTGGGCGCAGTAGTAGCAGACGCCCTTGCTGTTCCAGGCCCAGTCGTGCTCCTCGGTGGTGACGCCGAAGCGGACGGCCCGCTCGGGGTTGGGAGGTGAGTCCTCGACGTCGGTGCCGCGCACCTGCCGGCCGCCGGAGCCGCACGGGTCGAAGCTGAACACCCAGCGGTCTTCGTGCTCGGTGAGTTGGATGTCGCCCATGCGGTCGGGACCGACGAGGTGGCTGCGCATCCCCTCCACGGAGGTGTACAAGTTGCGGAACAGCGTGTCGTCGTAGTCCCGCTCGCGCAGATCGAACGGCATGTAGCGCTCCTGGATGTACGGCTCCAGGGAGTGTCGGTAGATGTCCTCCAGTGCTGCCTCCCCGAAACGGTCGGCGCACAGCTTCAAGATCCCCGACAGGAAGTCCGCCCAGCGGTCGTGCAGGCGCCGCCACGCCACCCGGATGGCATCGAAGTCCGCCAGCGCCCGCTCGGCCTCGATCAGCTCTGCCCGCACGGCGTGCGTGAGCCGGCCGGCCT encodes the following:
- a CDS encoding AAA family ATPase — encoded protein: MTARNEGSGFDHAWFLGAAFGGGNEDQSERFIREGIWEHNFQDRYIDEVKSIRSGDRIAIKATYTRKNDLPFDNRGRLVQVMAIKAVGIVTANPGDGRRILVEWTPVVPPREWYFYAHLPTVWKVVAGEWKSDSLLRFVFDDEPQDIDRFRNAPYWADRYGDQPKDADRFAWSTFYTEFADRLLAFRDDRQPLISAIHELSKLEVPLRVEDRFSDDSSGHLRDICPFTTFGLFNRGISDDNRRRIARLLGDAIGVTAPVPESFEGIPVLSNFRSWFFPFATTRSADHIDVLWRVLSDALDCADSGDSTSRQRFADSFDAAIALPEVGPMLTIGLYWVRPWHYPPLDGPSYSFITGEMKIEVDKPLLDGAAYLSLGKRLEAVLMDEDSRINSLPELSAAAFNSARMPAEEPVRSEHVDESEEAENEGETEADDGKPYSVEDIIGDGCFLGAARLETMLERLRDKKNLILQGPPGTGKTWLAKRLAYALIGRKSESRVRPFQFHPNLSYE
- a CDS encoding type II toxin-antitoxin system Phd/YefM family antitoxin, with the translated sequence MTSESLRVVRDRFSEFIERVHAHHERVVVTRNGSPAAVLMSPEDLESLEETLAILGDSDALRELAEAERAHAEGDVVRGVDAVRALRP
- a CDS encoding type II toxin-antitoxin system RelE/ParE family toxin, encoding MTAGEPYQIIVARRAARTIAEQLPASVAAAVVELITGPLLDNPRRLGVALRNELDGLWSVRRGAHRIVYRNDDARREVVILRVGHRREVYRPD